From Dermacentor albipictus isolate Rhodes 1998 colony chromosome 8, USDA_Dalb.pri_finalv2, whole genome shotgun sequence:
TGCGATGTCAAaaccagtcagtcagtcaaggtGTTGCTCATGCAGTGTACTTGAGGACTTGGCTCATATATTTTGTGGGCACTTGACAGCCTCGAGGACTGTCTTGGATGTTCTTTAGACCTTCTTCATCACAATGTACGCCTTGAACCCAAAATGTTTTGGACCTTGTGATAGCACTGCTTTTCTTTTGACTATGCAGTGTGCCACTGGTCTTAAACTCCCTGTAGTGTCCagcttacatttctttttcttgtgaaaTTTTTACTCACTTTCGCTTCGGCAGTCATGCTTTTCATTTGTGTTTCTTCACCTCTCACCCTAGTAGTAgacatgcctttttttttttatttgtgatgtcctcaaggtacataattgtacattgcagaggggaggggcgagaatGCATTTCAAGAGTAAAAAATAcaggattagttcaaggaattaccaaggaaaaaaaagcaatatgaaaaaactAGTAATGCATTCATAACAAATAACAGAGACTTACATAACATGAGAATACAGAAAGAGTACACTTTAGCAAGCAGacaatgttcacgaataagtaTATAATTATGCCATTTGCCACCATACATTATTTTATGTTGATAAAAGAGAGAGGCTTGTAGAGGCTTATACAGTTTGCATGTTTGTGTGTTTTGTAAGCATGTTCTTTTAAATTTTCACTCTTCTGTCATGGTTAGCCGTACTTCTCATATTTCTCCATCTGTCTATAATCATCAAGAATAGTTAGCCAGGCATATGGCTACGCCAATCCCATTATCTGGTTCTGCGAGTGAGACGTGCAGTAATATTCACCATTTGCCCCCCTTTCTCCACGCCAGGTGAATCAGGGCTGCAAGGGCTCGGTAAAGATTTCAGCATGCGAGATTGTGGTGCACCCAACGGACAACCGGCGGCTGGATCTGGTAATTCCGTCGGAGCAGCACTTCTACTTGCGGGCGCCTACACCATCCGAGCGGCAGCAGTGGCTTGTGGCGCTGGGCAGCTCCAAAGCAGCTACGGCGGCAGCCGGTGGCCATGCAGCACAGCCGCCCCGGCTCGGCGGAGGCGGAGGTGACCCCGAGGGCAGCCTGCGGGCCAAGAAGGCCGAGCTGCGGCTCTACTGCGACCTCCTCATGCAGCAGGTGCGCAACGAAAGAATTCTCACCCAGAAATGATGACGCATCAAGCTCTTTTTATTAATTGCAAAAGCAGTCATACGGACATTCTGCTTTGCTCGCAGCATCAGTGTCACGTCCTAGAGACACGCTTTCCTGACCAGCTGCAGTTCGCCTGAAGCAGCGAAAGAGAATGCGAAGCTGGTGTTCCACACACACTACAAGTAACATGCCTCTGTTTAACAAGATGTGCTGTGCTGGAACTCCAGCATGTGAATGCTAGTTAAGAAAAAGAGCACTTTGAAGCATGGGCGACACTTCGTGAGATGCTGGCCACAGCACAACTGATGGCAAAACCTTAGGCGCAGGAAAGATGAATGCACCAGCTTGTCTCGTGTGATTGCTTATTGAGGCTGAAGACTACCTGCCGAGTGCTCTCCGACCTGTCCAGCACCTGCACATCTTGTATTGATTAACCAGCAGTGCTAACCAACGAGTGTCCCGGCAGTATATCTTGGCTGATCCACTATAAGCTATTCCAATCTTTGATGGTTTCTGCTCAGTGATTTTTCAACACAGTCACTGGAAACGGCATCCCCATTTCATGATGGCAGTGAACATAACCACACATTCTGCATATGCATTAGGTGTGCATTGCTCGAGCCTCTACGGTGCCTATTCGAGAAAGAAGCTGCAACAACAAAGAAAGCAGAGCAGACACTGATAGAATGTGTCCTTTCACTGATTTGAAAGAAAATTGTTTTATGCCACAAAGATCTCTAGGCCCGAGAATGCAAATGAAGTTTAAGACTAATGGAAAGGGATTAAGAGAGATTTAATAAAATCATAAGGATTATATTAGACAGCTTGCAGTATATCGAAAGTGCAGGTAGCTTACGTTCTAATTGAGGTTAAGAACTGGAGTTGAGGCAGAATTAGGGAGAAAGTGTGTTTGTTTGAGCAGGTTGATAACACATGATCATTGATTCTGTGTTGGTAACACATAAAAAAAACAAGTACAAAGCAGTAACAGGGACTCGCATAATGCCAAATTCGGCCCTATCTCTCCATTGCACTTATTTTGTCTTGTGCTACAAAAGCACAGGAGATAAGGGAATTGGCTTGCATATGATGGTGTCTTCCGACACAAGACGGTGGTAATGGAAGATCACTAGTAGTGGCCTTTGTCTTACAGTGGTCATAAATAAGCTGATGCAGTGATAGGCTGGCAGACTCGAGTCCACTCACTCAGACCTGCGAGCGAGTCCAAGTGAGCCCACCTAATTAGAATTTTGTAGAGTGTGAGTTCAAGTGAGCCCAGCAGAGTAAGATTTTGATTAGTCTGAGTGAGGCCCCAAGCGAGAAATACCTTCTTTGAGTGAGTCCTAGTTAGTTCCACTTATTTTGCCAACCTGTGGCTGCAGCTGATGATAATAAAACAATGTGTAAAAGGGTGTATCGAATGTTGATAAAATGAGGTGATGGTGTGAACCAAGATAAAGGTGCACAAAATCATGAGCATGGCACGCATACATGAGATCTCAGTGCTATAGCATCTAATCATTGCTGCAGCCTTCCATTTCAAGTCACCGCAGAGTATGAATACTATGGTCATCCCTCTCTCTCATCATATGGTAAAGGTACGAATCTGAGCATACAGGATCCTAAAATTCTACAATGCTAAATACACATCTCACTTTTTAGCATACAAGCTATTAGTAGCCAACTATTTTTCGAAAGCGAGCGAATCTGTGGTGCATACAACAAGCACATGTACAGTATGGGATGATCATGCCTTTTAGGTAAGCCTACACAGCCTATAGAGATGTTTTTATCACTACTGACGCGGCCATTTTCCCAATAAAAACGTAGGTTACTGTTGACCTTACACAAAATGCTCACAGAAATGAGTTTGGTATTTCTGCAGCACGATTGCAACATCTGGCACTAGTAAGCACGTACTATGACTGCTTGAGTTATGTACACTGCACTCTACAACACTAACCTTGTTCATAGTTGTTTGTTgtcatttttatttgtttcagtGTGGTGCGTAGAGTGCTTGATATATGCAATCCTGTTTCAGGTGCACACCATTAAGACCTCACAGAGCGGAAGTGAAGAGGAGGCTGCCAAGGCAGGCGAAGCAGCTGACTTGCTGCAGGCTACCTGTGACACCTTCATCACCACACTGGAGGATTGCATGCGCCTGGCTGATGCAAACTTCACATATGAGCTGCCACACCAGGAAGTCCGAGACTCGGCCCTACCACATGAGGCCCCACCGCCCATCGCACCCGTGGTCCCAAAGTCCCTGCAGAGCGCTCATCCTTCCTCTCGGCGCCGGCGGAAGTCCAGCTCTGTGTCCTCTTCTTCGGCTACATCTGGAGCTGCCTCTTCCACGATGTCCACACTGGACAGTGCCAAGCAGCGAGGTCAGCGAGCCGACCAAAGTACCGAAGGGGTACCGTGCAGTTCTGGGCCTGTTCAGTCCAGTGCGACGTCACCCGGTTGCACAACAACCTCGTCTCAGTCTTCTGCTGCCACGAACCATGTGACGCCGCCTGCTGATTGTGTGCCATTGCCAGGCAGTGCAGAAGGTTCAGACCACACAGAGTCTTCATCTGCCGCTGACAGGGCCATTGTTACCTCGACAGACCAGCCTAGTCCAGTGGTCAATGGGAGCCTTCCGGGTCATCTGGGTCGGCCACGCACCTTCTTCTCCGTGATGGAGCACAGCTTCATCGACATTGCTCCACGCACTGGCATTCCAACAGAACAGTTCCTCAACAGCTGCCGTTCCATCCTGGCTGTATTTGATGTCCTCGGCTCAACGGCATTTGTCCCAGTCAAGATGGACATCCAGGGCAACATCGGCAAGCTGCAGTCCAAGTACGACTCGGACCCGTCTCGCTTCAACATGCTCCTCAACATGGTGCAGCAGGAGGTCGATTCAGCCACGAACACCGCCCGCAACTCCGCGACAGATGCACTCCTGTGGCTGTCTCGTGCACTGGCATTCATCCATGCATTCTTGGAACAGATCCAGTTGGGGAACCCCGTCCTCACGGACTGTGCCTCAGTGGCGTACGGTGCCACCCTCAAGTGCCATCATGGCTGGGTGGTACGGAGCATTTTTGCCGTAGCGCTGCGGGCCATGCCCGAGCTGGAGCCATTTATAGAGGCCATGGCTCCTTCGTCTGAGGACTTTGAACACCCGGACTACCGGAAGCAGTTGTTTTCCGACAGCAGAGTGTACCTGCAAGCTCTGCAGGAAGTGCTTGACACGCTCAACAATTTCTACACTGAGAATGGGCTCGAGCCGCCTGTCCAGAAATCTTGAGCTTTCGAGTCCCTTGTGCCCTTCGTGCGTGGATCAATAGGTCAGCCCATGACGAGGACCAGGAGCTGAAGACTCATGCAGCGAGACAGTGTGCCAAAACTGAGCATAGACAATGAAAGGCAGACTACACACAATGCAGTGACTGGAAGTgttagtgtgtgtgcgtgtgttggcaCGAGGCACCTGCGTGCGTGTTTGTAATAATTTAAACACAGGGCACATTCCCTGGTATAGTCAGATTCCATGAGAGAAAGTGAGTTGCTAGTCAGTTCACCTGGTCACTGGGTAGGCACACTTTTTGTAATGGTGCATGTAGTTAGGTATAACGACTTGTTGCCACTTGGCCCAATCAATGACTTCCGTGCTGACATAACTGTCACTCTTAACCTTGGACCAACTTCAGGGCCTTCTGCTTGCAGCTTTCAAGTTTACGGAATTCAAAGCTCTCTGGCGTGCTACCATTTGAAACTCAATGTCACGAAAAGCGAGTTGTGGAAGAAGTAGCACTTATCAGCAATTTTATCAGTGCAATGTTTATCAGTGTTGTCAGGCACTGACAGTAAATAAAGGCAACATGCTGTTTGAAATGGACAATGCAGCTTCTCTGCCAGCGTTTTTCACTTTGCATGAAAGCGCATAGAGAGCCCAAAACAAAGTAGCTTCAAAAACATTTCCCCAGCAAGAATATGACTTCTCCATGTTTAAACGAATGCTATGAATGCAGAGTTTATATTCTATTTGAGTGCATTTATAAGGTGCCATCTTTCATCCTCTACAGAATATGCTGCTTGGTTTATAAGCcacccaacatttttttttttttttgtaggtacGATGGAGGCACCGCTGAAAGCTGTATGCTTTTGGGTCTTTTTTGCAGTTTGTGATAGCATTGGTATGAGCacatcctttttctttttaatgagaCACTAGATTCTTTTTCTCTTTAACGACAGTAGATGTAGACACTGTCAGCATACAAAGAATTATTCAAAGTTTCTTTCAGGCAGGTTCATCTGCCTGGATCATCAGTGACACTGACTGTTCCATGTGAAGTTTCTGCCATCCAAACATTAGTTTTCGACACTAACTAAAAGCATTAGTGACGATCAAGCATAAGGTGTCCTCTGCTCAAGGCAGCATGCCCTTTGCTCCTCTCGATTTCAAATGAAATTGAGACACTGCAAGAGCTTGGCTCCTTGCTTAGAATTTAACATTGACTTTATTATAAAGTATGCTTGTGCAACCTGAGCAAGCATTGGTAGGATACTTATACACTATGCTGATACAGTGTGCATCAATTTTAACCTTGACATTTGAGCAATCTTGAACAATAGTGACAGGCATGCATTAGGCAGAGATCTGTTAAGCATAGACCTGTGTGCAGCCCTGCATGTATGCTTTAGCCGCTTACGTTTGTTGAGTAGCATAGTGTTTTCTGCAAAAATTTACATAGCCAACTCTGGTGTTATTGCCTGTGGGAACTGCAAGTGTGACGGTTCAGCTAGCTTGGGAATTATGTAGTAGATGAATTCGCCTAGATTTTGTCCTGGCTTCAACCGGCCTTGGAACTTTCCAAATTTTTTCAGCAAGAGCTGTATAAATGCAATAGTGCGCAATGATTGTGCTTGTTTGCAGGAACGTGTTCGCTCCATGCATATAGAAAAATATGATTGCATGAAAATTTTGGAAGATATAGCACAGTAAACAAAACCACAAGAATGTCTGACGCATGAAGACAAGACAAATCCATATACTATTCATCATTCCTATGGTAGCTGAACAATCGCAGTGCCAGGCGTCCCTCTAGTAATACTATTTGTAGAAAACTTAATGCACAGTACTATAAGTGTTACCTCAGTTACATGGATTGTGTAACATTAGACATTAAACCATGCTAGTGTGCGTAGAGAAAGGGTTGTGCGCTTCATCTTAGAGACCAGAGACTAGTTTCAGATCCTAGCTGAGGGAATAGTGAGCCATACGATCGAAAGCCGGTAGTCAACTGGCAACACTACAATGTTTGTGCACTGACCATTCTGTCCATTGTCGTGGCCAAGCACATTCCATAATTAAGCCAAAAAGCGATTTTTACTCCATGCTGTGATTCTGCCTTTCTGTCCTGTCAGTTTGGCTATGCTGTTTTCACTGCGGAAGATGTGGAAAGGATAACAGTGGATAGCCCGACTTGTAGCTGTTAGAGATGTCGCACAAATTTTCTGGAGACCCCATGTTTGAAATATTCGTGGCAGGGATTAGCCAGCCACTGGTTCAATAGAAATGAAATTATATGTTGAATTGTCCAGTGGGCTTCAGTGCTCTGTGTCATggtgctatcatcatcatcttcaagCGGCAACTAGCTTAGAtgcacatttttgtttgtttcatttcTAACGTAGTGTTTGCCAACACTTCCAGCACGTAGTACCCGTTGCTTTGCTTGGTGCTTAAAGTGGCCAGTTAAACCACCACGTCTGTGAAGTGCCTGCTTTATCTGACATCACAAATTGTGTCCAGTGCATTGGCTATTTGCAACATTGGGCTCATGTATTAAGTTCATTAACATTGTTTTTCTAGTTATTGTAGTGTTGCAGCAGTGACCGCCTCTGGGCACTGCACATATTGTGCGGTGCCCATGTTAGTGTATGTATAAAATGCTGAAGCAGCACATGTGAACCAGACTAGAAGAAGCAGTCCTTGTCTCATGCAAGCTGTTTCAATATGAACAAATATATTACTTAACTGTATTTCCATTCTTTTAGAATTTGTGCTTTGACCTGCAAGAGAACACTTATTTGTATCTTGCAACTTCTGCACAGGCACTCGGCATTTGTTCTATACGTGCTCTGAATCATTGTCTGCTTTGTCACCTCTCTTCATTAAATTCTTAGGCATTTTAGCATTTATATTTTTTCAGTAATTCCAAGTTTCTGGTCAGAGTTACTCATTCCTTGAGAGCCTACCCACACTTTGCCATTCCTTCACATTGTAGAGTTTTGCAAGCAGGTCATTGTTTCCAAATGCATGGGCATCGAGTGCCTCATCTCTGATCTGGTGTTGGTTCTCTGAAGTGTTCCTGCCACTGTGTCTGGTAGTTCCACTCATTTAATTTGCGCTGTGCCACAGCGAGTCAGTGAACAAGTCTGGTCTTGTTTGCAGCATTATTTATTACATCATCTTGCCTGAACATAATAGTGCATCACTGTTCTTGCTCTAGGTCTGATTTCTTCCTATCATTAGGAGTATCTATGCTTGAAAGTGGTGGCAGAATGTCACAGCAGGTCATCGACATAGCCTGCAGCTTGGGCTAAATGTGCATATTGCTGTTGATAGATTCTTGTAGATAGGCCACACCATGGCATAACATGGCACAAGTGCATTTGGCAGTTGGTTCTGTTGAAATCCTTCACTGCTCCTTTGATTTAAAGGCCACTAATGCTGCACTGTTGCTGCTTATGTGATGTAAACTGCATTGGAGCAGCATAGCAAAAATTTATGCATAGGGGGCAGTTTAGTAGCCAAACTTCCCATGCTAGCTGTAGTAGCTGGATTTTGTTTCCGCAGGCCGTCTTCTTTTGCAGCTCTTAGAGTCGGACGAATCTAAGATAGAGTGGTAATATGCACAAATTCATTCCTGTTCTTTTATGTTTTGTCCTCAATGAAGGCAGCATG
This genomic window contains:
- the LOC135896113 gene encoding pleckstrin homology domain-containing family A member 8-like encodes the protein MEGVLWKWTNYWNGWQPRWFILDKGILTYYKSQDEVNQGCKGSVKISACEIVVHPTDNRRLDLVIPSEQHFYLRAPTPSERQQWLVALGSSKAATAAAGGHAAQPPRLGGGGGDPEGSLRAKKAELRLYCDLLMQQVHTIKTSQSGSEEEAAKAGEAADLLQATCDTFITTLEDCMRLADANFTYELPHQEVRDSALPHEAPPPIAPVVPKSLQSAHPSSRRRRKSSSVSSSSATSGAASSTMSTLDSAKQRGQRADQSTEGVPCSSGPVQSSATSPGCTTTSSQSSAATNHVTPPADCVPLPGSAEGSDHTESSSAADRAIVTSTDQPSPVVNGSLPGHLGRPRTFFSVMEHSFIDIAPRTGIPTEQFLNSCRSILAVFDVLGSTAFVPVKMDIQGNIGKLQSKYDSDPSRFNMLLNMVQQEVDSATNTARNSATDALLWLSRALAFIHAFLEQIQLGNPVLTDCASVAYGATLKCHHGWVVRSIFAVALRAMPELEPFIEAMAPSSEDFEHPDYRKQLFSDSRVYLQALQEVLDTLNNFYTENGLEPPVQKS